One window of the Rhipicephalus sanguineus isolate Rsan-2018 chromosome 4, BIME_Rsan_1.4, whole genome shotgun sequence genome contains the following:
- the LOC119391855 gene encoding shematrin-like protein 2: protein MEVNLSVLLVVFAVYLVSPVVDAGGLGYGGASYGGLGYGGLGYGGGGYGGLGYGGLGYGGYVGVGGVGVGGVGVGSSVALLSGGPVFAKAVAGPAFVVRTIHHVNKVSAGGALLAHSGLGSGYGRYGGYGGYGGYGGYGGYGGYGGGYGGYGGYGGYGYKG, encoded by the exons GTGAACCTCTCTGTCTTGCTCGTCGTCTTCGCCGTATACCTGGTCTCCCCAGTGGTGGATGCTGGTGGACTCGGTTACGGTGGCGCTAGCTATGGTGGCCTGGGCTATGGAGGCCTCGGATACGGAGGTGGTGGCTACGGAGGTCTTGGCTACGGAGGCCTCGGTTATGGCGGCTACG TTGGCGTGGGCGGAGTTGGCGTGGGTGGTGTTGGTGTTGGCAGTAGCGTTGCTCTCCTTAGTGGCGGACCTGTCTTTGCCAAGGCGGTGGCTGGACCAGCTTTTGTTGTCAGGACCATTCACCACGTCAACAAAGTCAGTGCTGGAGGTGCCCTCCTCGCTCACTCTGGCCTCGGAAGTGGATACGGACGCTACGGCGGATATGGAGGCTACGGCGGATATGGAGGATACGGTGGCTATGGAGGTTATGGCGGCGGATATGGGGGCTACGGCGGCTACGGCGGCTATGGATACAAAGGCTAA